The Oceanispirochaeta sp. genome contains the following window.
CTCTTTATCAAAGCCATTCAGGTCTTTCATGAACTTGCCATCCTGCAGAGCCGAAGACAGAACCTCAACAACCGTGGCATAACCGAATCCCTTGAACCCGGCGGTCTCTTCACCAATCCCTCCCAGAGGAGCTAGGGCGGCCTTCCCTTTGGTCAAATCGATCAGAACCTGCTGGGTATCGGTACGGGTCTTGCCGTTTTCATCAATGACCCATCCCGGAGGCAGTTCTTTTCCGGCTCTCCCGTAGACTTCCAACTTTCCCCTCTGAGATACAGAGGTGGCGCAGTCCAGGTTAAAATCAAACTCTTCATCCGTGGGCAGACCGATGGTCAGGGGGTTGGTACCCAGCATATTTTCAACACCGAAGGTCGGTGCGATGGAGGGACGGGCATTGGTTCCTGTCATTCCGATCATTCCGGCCTTTGTGGCCATGGAAGTGTAGTATCCGGCAATACCGTAATGGGTTGAGTTCCGGACAACGACCATTCCCATGCCGTGTTCTTTAGCCTTGTCGATAGCCATCTGCATGGCCTGTTTAGAGACAACATGACCCATCCCGTTGTTTCCATCGAGAACCGCCGTGGTGGTCGTTTCTTTAATGATATCCACCTTGGTGACGGGCTCCATGATTCCCGCATCGAGTCTGTCAATATAAATTGGTTTCAGCCTCCCGATACCGTGGGAATCGATCCCTCTCTTGTCTGATTCGATCAGGACATCCGAGATGATAGCTGCATCTCCTTCAGGTATGCCGCTATTATGCAGAACCTGTTTCATAAAATTTTCCAGGACATCAAAGTCCATCCATTCACAGTCTTTATAGGCATCAGCGTATCCCATACCCGTCTCCTTCATCTTCGAATTATTATTTCAATACCATCTTAGATCGTTTGTGATCTTTTTGTCAACTTTAAAGATCGTTTAGCGGATATTATTTCCAATATTACGATTTAATTTGATCTTTTTTGTCTTCTAAAACGATCAATTGGACGCCTGCTGCCTCAAAATCCTCCTGCATGGATGAATCGGGTAGTGAGTCAGTAATCAGAATGGACACTGCAGACAGAGGGCATACATGATGAAGAGAAAGAGAACCAATCTTGCTG
Protein-coding sequences here:
- a CDS encoding Ldh family oxidoreductase gives rise to the protein MGYADAYKDCEWMDFDVLENFMKQVLHNSGIPEGDAAIISDVLIESDKRGIDSHGIGRLKPIYIDRLDAGIMEPVTKVDIIKETTTTAVLDGNNGMGHVVSKQAMQMAIDKAKEHGMGMVVVRNSTHYGIAGYYTSMATKAGMIGMTGTNARPSIAPTFGVENMLGTNPLTIGLPTDEEFDFNLDCATSVSQRGKLEVYGRAGKELPPGWVIDENGKTRTDTQQVLIDLTKGKAALAPLGGIGEETAGFKGFGYATVVEVLSSALQDGKFMKDLNGFDKEGNKIPFPLGHFFIAINTDAFLGEKVFRSIAGSIMRGLRDSKKAPGEERIYTAGEKEYLAWQYRKDHGCPVPGVLQKQMTELRDRWDMNFRFSWDS